One genomic segment of Sebastes fasciatus isolate fSebFas1 chromosome 17, fSebFas1.pri, whole genome shotgun sequence includes these proteins:
- the sem1 gene encoding 26S proteasome complex subunit SEM1 codes for MSEKKTVDLGLLEEDDEFEEFPAEDWTGLDEDEDAHVWEDNWDDDNVEDDFSNQLRAELEKHGYKMETS; via the exons atgtcAGAGAAGAAGACCGTGGACCTGGGCTTactggaggaggatgatgagttCGAAGAATTCCCAGCCGAGG ATTGGACGGGGCTGGATGAAGATGAGGACGCTCATGTTTGGGAGGACAACTGGGATGATGACAACGTAGAGGATGATTTCTCTAATCAGCTGAG agccgagctggaaaAACATGGttacaagatggagacgtcttAG